The sequence TGTGCGATGATATTGTCGACAGGTGTCTTCTGTGGATCTGGGGACACAGTGTTGATGGAGCTGAATGCAAGACCAAGAAGACCACTTCCGTTACCCTAGTCATGTCAGCGGCTGCATTTGTAATACGGAACGAATCTTACCTCTGCAAACTGTTGTGAAAGCTCTTTGGCTAACTCCACAGCTTGGTTTTCGACCTTGAGACCACCCAAGTTCACTACATCAGTGCCAACGTCGCCGCTCGCCGAGGAAGAATCCCCATACTGGATCTTCCATGTTTCCCCTTTGAGCTTTTTGAACGTGCTAGACTTGCTGGGATCAAACGCGACTTGTTGGTTGGCAGAGTTGGCTTTGTTGAGAGTACTCTTGGGAAGCTCCGTGGACCAGACCTAGACTGGTGAGCACAGGAGACGACCATTGAAGCGATTCAACATACCCAAAGATCGGAGGAACCGGTGTCGAAGTCGAGGTAAAGCTTCTGTGCGGGCGTGCCAATGCTGACCTCGCAAAGGTACAGCGAATCATTCTGAATGTCTTCAGCTGGAACCTCACCTTCGCTCGAGCCATCGCTCTGAGTCGTAGCCTTGCTCTGAACACCCTCAATTGCTGAAGTCTGGTCTCGTTTCTGCAGAAGGTAGTGCGCACGCATGCGGCCGCCAACTCGGCCAAACTTTCTCTGCGGGCGAAGTACCTTGGCTTGGAAATAGGGGCCTGGTTTGGTGGGGTTGAAGCCGTCTGCGCATGTTAGCTTCCGTTGCATGTCGCGGCTGGAAGACACACATACACTTCCTCATAGCATGAAGATATGATTTAGTACCATTGGCCTTGTACACCGAATTGCGTCCGATAGTTAGGCGCTGGAAGGATGCCATGATTCAGGTTATAAGTAGGAAGCGTTTAGGTAATGTTGGAGTCTGGAAAGTAAGAGGAAGATATGCGAAAGTCAGTAGACAGAGCTATCCAGATTTTGGAGATGAAGGAGCGAGTGAGCAGTTATACATCACTGCCTCTACCTTTGAAACACGTCGGCACCTGCCACAGTGCAAACCTGCTCGCCCAATACCACCTCATCAGCTGTGACGAGAAACTAGCGGAATCATGTCGCATTGATCATTCGACGTATAGGACATGGTTGTGACCAAGCTTCTCAAGCTTTATCAAGCTTTCAGGCGTTGCAATAAGCCTATCATCAGCCCCTATGTGCATCGAACATCAGTCCAAACAGGGCACCTGCAGAGCAATCGTACTATGATCTGCGGCGTGTGGCCCTTAGAGATAAGTCAACCCCGGAATGGCGGTTCATGCACTCGAATCAAGCTCTCTGCGCGCGTCCAATGGAGGGGCGATAAGTGTCCGAGTGATGAGATTGGTGTTTGCTCTGGACCTCATCCCCTTCGGTGTAACCCGATAAGGTATCATGTGCTGCTGATCCAAAGGCCGCAACTTGATCGCCGTCACACTGTGATCGAATGAAGGGTACGGGTAGTGCCACGTACACGGCCCGGCCCCTGTTGTCAAGAGTCACGACATCCTTTCGGTCCTGGCGTTGCTTGCTCGTAGGTGTTGCAGCGGTATACCATCGTGACGTCATTTGACACGCGTTGCGTCACAGAACTCAGTGGGTTCATCTGCACGTCGCTCAACTCTCAATCTTGCGACTCTCCTTCACTACTTCTGTGCATCCTGGTTGCATTGTGCGCCAAAAAGTGTCATCACCGCTATATATTTTCCATGCATCGACCGTTCCTTTCTCGCCGTTTTCGTCGAAAGAGTCTCACATAAAGAGGCATCTTACAGGTAGGTATATAGGAAAGCCTTAATCGTGTCAACTCCGTTTGGTCCGCATCAGATCGCTTCATAGTACTTCCTGATCGTGGAGGTCGGATACAGCAAGTCAACCTTGTTGCTTTACTTGTATTTGGCCGATCCAAGAGGTTACATTTGCCTTTGATTGCGTCGTTGTATGTGGCGCTCACACAAGTACTTTCACAGATTTCACGCACTAAGTAATCACAATGCAAGAGACGCTCACATTCATATCAAGTCCTCCTAACAACTACGTCTCCATCGGCGACTGGCGCCGAGATTGTCAGTAGTTGCAAGCAAGAGGATCGAGGGGAGAGGTCTCTCGAATACTTTTTGACGCAAGTTACCATGAGACTCGGTAGCCTCGCGACAGGATCTTCACGTTGTATGCTCCGCTGGATGCCAAGGGCCTCGAGATGTCTACTCCAGATTACACAAAGCCAGTATCGAACATTTTTCGACAAACAACCATGAGGTGATGAAACATGACCAGAGCCTATCGATACTGTATGGTCTGACAGGCATCCGGAGCTTCCAGACTGTCCTTGGTGGGTGCCAGACTGGTCGAAAATCAACCCTACAAGCGATTTCATCATCTTGGAGATACGCAGGCAGATGGTCAACCGACACGCGCACTACAGCCTTTCCATTGGGGATATATGACCAGAAAGATGGCATGAAGCGTCAAAGCTTTACTTCCGTGTAGCTGTCAACTCAGCCCACCTCATATACTCAGAGGCGTTCCTATATCAGGCAGCTGCCAAGAACGCCCAGCAGAACAGCCGGGTAAGCGATAGAGTGGGGTGCATGTGGTAGTTTTCCAGCAACCCGAAGCCCTAACATGAGCTTCCTCTTCTAAAGCTAAACGAAAGTTTCGAAGCTTACATCTGTGGTTCGAGTCACTTCCGCAATGACGAATGCACTTCATGGTGTGTTGCACGCCATAGACACCATCGCCAACGCGCCCGCCTTGCTGTCTGCGCGCCTCCTCGATCCGGTTCCAATCAGACCACCAAAGCAAAGCGCATCAGACCTAACACCACCACGCGCCGTGAGCAGGAAGCGAAGGCTCACATTACCACTCGACGCCCCCGTCTCAGTCCCCAGCAAAGCGAAATGGCTCGGCAAAGCAGGCCATCAGCGCACATGTGACCAAGCACAAAGCCCCATAATGCGACTACCCGCAGAACTGCGTAGTGAAATTTGGAAGTACGTGGTGTTGGGGAAGAGCAACGGTGTGGTGGAGATCGGATGGCGAAGCAAAGGGCACAGCCACGGGCGAGCAAGCGCCTACAAAGTCTCATTCGACAAGCCACGGGACGAATGGGGGCCGGGTCTACTAGGAATGCTGTGTTCCTGCCGCGTCATGTGCGTGTGTACGCAGCCACAGAGCGCATTCAATCCAGCTAACGAACATGTTTCGGCAGCTACTCCGAGACCATCCACCTAATCTACAGCCTCCCGATCTTCTCCTTCCACTACCAGAACGTCGAAACCCTCTTCGCATTCCTCGGTGCTCTGCTCCCGCACCGCAGAGACCAGATCCGCATCCTTGATCTGCGCTGGCTGGGCCAGTGTAAGATGCCTAACGACAcgccgcagccgcagccgcaCCAGATGAATCGGGGGTGGTCGTACACGCGCATCAGCAACATCAGGGCTCTGTCCGAGCTGCCTCGGCCGGCAGTCGGTAGGTCGAATGCAGGGTTTGTCAATCCGGACCTGGTCATTGACGACGTGCTCGGGCGCATGAAGGGACTGGAGATGGGGGGCGTGATGTGGGGGTGTAGATCTACAGGCTGCTTTAGGCAGGGAGAGGATGGTGCTGCGTTGGCGGATGTGTTTGTCAATGTGATGCCTAGAGTTGCGCCGCGTGCGAATCAAGCGGAGTATGTGGGGTTTTGATGTGTTTTTGTTGGATACTCATCACGGCTGTTAGGGGTATAGCTGTAGCAGTTGAGTGGACAGTACTTACAAGCACATCTTGCCCTCGAAGCGAATGTCCGCGAACAAGTAGCATTCGTGTTGGTTCGCGCGTGCTGTCTGGGTAAAGCCATGTTGCTGCGGCAGGTGATAGTTCGAGCAAGGTGCCAGGGTGTCGAATGATTTTCCATACCTGCATAGGACCACCGTGTTAGTCACGTGCTGTTATCTTGAACAGACTGCTTCCCGTAACCTCAAGACATCCACGGCCTTGAACTCTTTgagagaagaaaaaagaaaaaaaaaagtcCATGGCAGCCACCTCTCCAGGTCATGGAAGCCGCAGAGGAAATGGCAAAGTCACTTGCAGATTCCTACAAAGCTCCGCAGCAAACACTCGCCGCACCTagaccaccaccaccaccatcacgTCCCTtccacaggcacaggcacagcaCCCATCCTCGCTTTACTTCAGGTCTAAAAACACCTTCCTCATCTTGTTGTAATCCGGGGTCCCAACACCCGTCACCGGATCCCAGCCAGGACTAGCGGGGAACCCCTGTGTCCCACACCCCGGATTCCCACCGACAGTGATATCATTGAACATCTCGGGGTATTTGTAGATGATGGGGTTCAAGAACCCAATGGGATTTTTGCCCTTCTCCAACCGCTCCTCGTTCAGCAGGTTGATGATGCTGGCGAAGATGGGCGCCGAGGCTGAGGTGCCGCTGATGCCGTAGGTTTTGCCCAGCCACACGGTTGCCAGGTTGAGGCCGAGGGCGGAGACGTCTGGGTAGCCGCGGCCGGAGGAGTTGAAGACGGATTCGCCGTACTTGGGCGCGTGCTTGTCGAGGTACTTGGATACGGCTTTGGATTGCCAAGACGGGCGTGGGAAGACGCTGGAGAAGCCGCCGCCCGAGTAGTAGGATTGAAGGCCTTTGGGGGAGGCGACTGCTTTTTCGCCGCCGTAGATGGACGAGTTGAGGAGGGTTGTTGCGCCGACTGAGGTGATCTGGGGAAAGGTCAGTATGTGAAGATCTATGAGTCAAGACTGTGAGGGCACTTACGTAAGGGCAGCTGGCAGGGAACGAGGGCGAGAAGCGCGTTCCCTGCTCGTCGACATAACCGTATTCCGAGTCGAGGCAGCTGTTGTTGTACCCGGAGTTGTATTTGTTGGCGACGCCAGAGTCGCCAGATGCGAAGATGACGCTCACACCTTGCAGAGCCAGTTTCATCCATTCGCGGCACTGGCGCTCCTGGTAGAATCGCGGGAGTGCGCCCTCAATCTGATCGTATGAAACGGAGATGACGTTGCTCATTGGAGCTCCGCCACATTGCAGCGGACCGGTGTAGGCACCAGGCGCGTCGTTGGGATCAGGGTAGGCGGGATCAACGTACGGTTGGTTACCGCCCTGGTAAGTGCAGTAGGAAGCATCCTGAGCATATCAGTGGGCGTGCAATCAGGCTGGAAGGAGTACACAACACACCAGAGCATCCAAGAAGATGTTAAACGTTCCCACGGAGTCGACGTTCACCGAGTCGCCGTTCTGGTACAAACGGGTATTTTGGGGCCAGATGATGGAGTAGGCGGTCTGGAAGTCCAGCGCGCTCTCAATGACCTTCTCTTGCTGGGCCAAAGACAGGTTCGAAGCCTTTCCGCCATCGATGGAGATGAACTCGGGCACAACGTCCGATGGGATCTTGGGAGAGGTGAAGTTCTCGAAGAACGTCTTCAGGTCAGGGAGGTATAGGTAGTCGGCCCACTCTGCGATTCCGAGTTGGTTGCCGGTGTGGTTGTACTTGCCGACGGGGAGATTGTAGATCGCTCTCAGACAATCGATAGTGATCAGAGAAGAGCAATTTGCGGTGCCGGAAAGACCGATAATGTTGACGGCGGCCTGGATCGACGCCTTGGCCTGAGCCACGGGCTGCAGGCCGTCAAGCTGGACAGTGGGCATCACAAAGTCGACATGCTTGCCAACGCGCTGTGGCAGTCCGTACTCATCGCATGCAATGCGGAAGCCGCCGGAAGCCTTGTGCTTGTAGTAGTGATACTCTGTTTGAAGCAGGCCTTCGAGCTCCTCAACCGTGGCGGAGAACTCCACCCAGTTGCGTCCTACATGTTGTTAGACAGCGGGAAGAAGGCGATCGAGTAAGTCTCCACATACCAACCGAGTGCTTGACCCTCTTCAGATCAACGCCTGAATTCTGGAGCCATTCAAGAGTCGTTTTCGACGCTTCTGGGTGCGGTGCAAAGGTATTCGCAACTTGTTCCGCAGTCCAGTGCTTTCCTAAATATTTTCATCAACTCTGTGAACAGCGGATGGATACGCGTTTCCCCACCAAAGTTCGGCGAGTCTGGGTCCGAGATATCGTCGAGGAAGCGGTCTGAATGCTCCAAGTTTCGCTGGTTCAAACCAATCCTGACAGGCAGCACCGTGTCTTTCGGCGCACGCGAATGCTTGGTCCAAGCAACTGGCAACGCATGTCTCCTCTCATGGACTATATGCGAGTCGAGGGGAGAGCTTGCTCCTAGCCCACTGAGGCCGAGCAGCAACAAGCCTGAGAAACGCATCTTTCGTAGAGTAATTCCAGAAGCCTGGCGTCTGGAGAAGCCATCTCCAGAAGGTAACGGCCAGCGTTATGTACAGCGGAGATTGGCTGTTGCCATGACACAGTCGTCATGATAATGGCTCAGTCTCTCGCGCCATATATACTATGCGGCCGTCAAATGACAGCATGGCGGGCGAGGGTATCGCATTGATGCGACAGGAACAAGATTGTCCTGCCTGTTGAGGCCTAGTTGAATTCGTCCACCGACGGTTGGAAGAAGCCTCCACTGTAGGCCTGCCAATCAAAGCAGTCAAATTTAACGTCGTGGTATCCACACGGGAACCGTACATGGATCGAAGCTTGACTCCGCTTGGCTCAAGGCTTGGTAGTGTCGAGGAAAGCTTATTTGGTGTGTTGAATTAAGAAGGTGGTTGTGACAACGCAGACAAAGTGGGGATGATTCTTCCCGACCAGAAACAACGGGATTAGCGCCAATATCGTTGTTGATGCTGTGAATCACATGACAGAACTTCCTACTGACCTTACGCATCGATCCGACACTTTCGTCTTGCACCCCAGGCCCAGCTGCAAAGACCAGCCTTCTGAACTGGCAGAGACAACCTTGTCATGCCACAGGTCTAGGTGCGGGTACTCGCCATATGCAGGATGACGGCCCTTCGTTTCGTGCTTTTGTAAGGATGGACACAGATTCGGAAAATGCACAGGCTTCAGCGCCTCTTTGCAGACGTAGAGCCCCGAGGTATCTGGTCTCAGTCGGCGGGAACGACAGAGGCAGACGGAAGTGTTGAACATGGCTGCCATCTATACAGCAACGTAGCATGTGTTCTTTCCACGGTATGCAGCTGCAGCTATCTTGATCGCCTTGATTCTCAACGCGTAGTAGTCGACGTGGTAATGATGCCGGGGTTTGCTTGGACGAACGGATGTTTTCGACGCAGtagtgtggtgtggtgtgtaGTGCATGATTCGTACTAGACTGACTTGAGCCTCGATCATGGTATGATGACCAAGTAACGCCGTACCCATCTACACCTACATCTAC is a genomic window of Ascochyta rabiei chromosome 8, complete sequence containing:
- a CDS encoding Tripeptidyl-peptidase I, with the translated sequence MRFSGLLLLGLSGLGASSPLDSHIVHERRHALPVAWTKHSRAPKDTVLPVRIGLNQRNLEHSDRFLDDISDPDSPNFGKHWTAEQVANTFAPHPEASKTTLEWLQNSGVDLKRVKHSVGRNWVEFSATVEELEGLLQTEYHYYKHKASGGFRIACDEYGLPQRVGKHVDFVMPTVQLDGLQPVAQAKASIQAAVNIIGLSGTANCSSLITIDCLRAIYNLPVGKYNHTGNQLGIAEWADYLYLPDLKTFFENFTSPKIPSDVVPEFISIDGGKASNLSLAQQEKVIESALDFQTAYSIIWPQNTRLYQNGDSVNVDSVGTFNIFLDALDASYCTYQGGNQPYVDPAYPDPNDAPGAYTGPLQCGGAPMSNVISVSYDQIEGALPRFYQERQCREWMKLALQGVSVIFASGDSGVANKYNSGYNNSCLDSEYGYVDEQGTRFSPSFPASCPYITSVGATTLLNSSIYGGEKAVASPKGLQSYYSGGGFSSVFPRPSWQSKAVSKYLDKHAPKYGESVFNSSGRGYPDVSALGLNLATVWLGKTYGISGTSASAPIFASIINLLNEERLEKGKNPIGFLNPIIYKYPEMFNDITVGGNPGCGTQGFPASPGWDPVTGVGTPDYNKMRKVFLDLK